One bacterium DNA segment encodes these proteins:
- the infC gene encoding translation initiation factor IF-3 yields the protein MPKHRINENIRIPSVRLIAADGSQAGIVDTLAAVEMAQHEGLDLVEIAPNADPPVCKIMDYGKFLYQQSKKDKAAKVKQHTITVKGVRLTPKISQHDLETKAAQARDFLEDGHKVKAFVIFRGRMITHKEFGQEALDKFLEILKEIILIEQEPKMDGPRSMSALLAPKKTAVKKKTEE from the coding sequence GTGCCCAAGCATCGGATCAACGAGAACATCCGCATCCCCAGCGTCCGCCTCATCGCGGCGGACGGCTCGCAGGCGGGGATCGTGGACACGCTGGCGGCGGTCGAGATGGCCCAGCATGAGGGCCTGGACCTGGTGGAGATCGCGCCCAACGCCGATCCGCCGGTCTGCAAGATCATGGACTACGGGAAGTTCCTCTACCAGCAGTCCAAGAAGGACAAGGCCGCCAAGGTCAAACAGCACACGATCACGGTGAAGGGCGTGCGCCTGACGCCCAAGATCAGCCAGCACGACCTGGAGACGAAGGCGGCCCAGGCGCGGGACTTCCTGGAGGACGGCCACAAGGTGAAGGCCTTCGTCATCTTTCGCGGCCGCATGATCACGCACAAGGAGTTCGGGCAGGAGGCCCTGGATAAGTTCCTGGAGATCCTCAAGGAGATCATCCTGATCGAGCAGGAGCCGAAAATGGACGGGCCGCGCAGCATGAGCGCCCTGCTGGCCCCCAAGAAGACCGCGGTCAAGAAGAAGACGGAGGAATAG
- the rpmI gene encoding 50S ribosomal protein L35 codes for MPKMRTNRAAAKRFKLTGKGRVKRHKAYGSHILTSKSPGRKRNLRKSALVSPADEPRVKRMILS; via the coding sequence ATGCCCAAAATGAGAACCAACCGCGCGGCGGCGAAGCGCTTCAAACTGACCGGCAAGGGCCGGGTCAAGCGCCACAAGGCCTACGGCAGCCACATCCTCACCAGCAAGTCGCCCGGCCGCAAGCGCAACCTGCGCAAAAGCGCCCTGGTGTCCCCCGCCGATGAACCGCGCGTCAAGCGCATGATCCTGAGCTAA
- the rplT gene encoding 50S ribosomal protein L20, whose amino-acid sequence MPRATNNPASKARRKRVFEAAKGFRGGRRNLLRQTLQAVDRALANSTAHRKVRKGEFRRLWIARINAAVRLHDADMNYSRFIHLLAAKGMDLDRRQLADMAVREPEAFGQLVRSLR is encoded by the coding sequence ATGCCGAGAGCAACCAACAACCCCGCCTCCAAGGCCCGCCGCAAGCGCGTGTTCGAAGCCGCCAAGGGCTTCCGCGGCGGACGGCGCAACCTGCTGCGCCAGACCCTGCAGGCCGTCGATCGCGCCCTGGCCAACTCCACGGCCCACCGCAAGGTCCGCAAGGGCGAGTTCCGCCGCCTCTGGATCGCCCGCATCAACGCCGCCGTGCGCCTGCACGACGCCGACATGAACTACAGCCGCTTCATCCACCTGCTGGCCGCCAAGGGGATGGATCTGGATCGCCGCCAGCTGGCGGACATGGCCGTCCGCGAACCGGAGGCCTTCGGGCAGCTGGTGCGGTCCTTGCGCTAG